A stretch of DNA from Planctomycetaceae bacterium:
ACCGGGTCGATGACGCCGGCGTCGGTGAAGCCGATCTGCTGGGCGATGATGAACCCGCCCTGCTGGGCGGCGGTGAAGACCAACCGCACCCCCAGCCCCAGCGCCAGACCCAGGGTGGCTTCCTGCAGCATCCAGATCGTCGCCTGGAGCCAGTGTACCCCGGCGGCCACCAGCGAGGCCGGGCAGGGGTGCATGATGGCCGTGAACATCGCCACCGTCAGGGCGATGCCCACGCGCACGATCATCGGCACCATGCTGTGCCCGAAGACGGGCAACATGGCAAAGAAGCCGCTGACCCGCGCCAGCACCAGACCGATCGGAAGCAACAAGACCCATGTGTCCATTACCGTCCCAATGCCTGCGCCTGCTGGAAAATCTCCAGCGTGAACGCCGTGGCCATCTGCATCATCCAACCGCCCGCCGCCAGCAGCGTCAGACCCACCGCCGCCAGCTTGAGCACCGTGCCCAGCGTCATGTCGCGCAGGCTGGTGACGGCCTGGAAGATCGCCGTCAACACGCCTACCAGCAGCGCCACCAGCAGCACCGGCGTCGAGACCAGCAGCGCCGTCTCGAGCGTTCGCTTGCCGATATAAAGCACCATCTGGTCGTCCATGAGCGCCTCGTAGTGGTGGCACAGGCTTTCCAGCCTGTGCTGCACAGCCTGGAAAGGCTGTGCCACCTGTATCCGTCTAGTTAAAACTCGACACCAGCGTCTGGGCCAGCACGCGCCAACCGTCGACCAGCACGAACAGCACGATCTTGAACGGCAGCGAGATCATCGCCGGCGGAAGCATCATCATGCCCGCCGAGAGCAGGATGCCCGAGATCACCAGGTCGATCAGCAGAAACGGCACGAACAGCAGCGCCCCCATCTCGAAGGCGGTGCGGAACTCGCTGATGGCAAACGCCGGAATCGCCACGTACGTCGGAACGTCCGCCACCGTGCGCGGCTGGGCGATCTTGGACATGGTCACGAACAGTTCCAGGTCGCTCTTGCGCGTCTGGCGGAGCATGAACTCCTTGATTTCGGCATTGGCGGCCGTCGCGGCGCCCTCGAAGTCGATCTTGTCGGCCAGGTAAGGCTGGATAGCCTTCTCGTTCATGCGTTCCATCACCGGGGCCATCGTGAACAGGGTCAGAAACAGCGCCAGGCCGACGATGGCAATGGTCGGGGGAATGCTCTGGGTGGTCAGGGCGCGGCGGATGAACGCCAGCACGATGACGATTCGCGAGAACGCCGTCATCATCACCAGCATGCTCGGCAGCAGCGCCAGGCCGGCAAAAACCACCGCCAGTTTTACCGGGGCAGACCAGTCGCCCTTTCCGCCCTGGGGAGCGGTCGCCTTCTCGACCAGGCTCATCACGTTGCCCATGCTCGGGACGGCGGCGGAGGGCTGGCTGGCCGCGGGCGGGGCGGTCGATATGGGCGTGATGGGCGCCGGCGCGTCCTGCCCGCGGGCGACGGCGGCCAAAGCGGCTACCAGCGCCATGCTTACAGCAAGGCCGCCGCTGCGCCACAGATTATACCGGTTGCTGCTCATCGTCGTACGCCTCGGTAACTTCCGCCAGAAACGTCACCTGCTCCCGTGAAGCGGCCAGGAGATATTTCTTCTTGCCCGCCTTGACCAGGTACATCATGGCCCGGGACCCCAGCCGGGAGGCCTCCAGCACGCTCAAGCTCCCCTTTCGCCCCCCGGCCAATCGCTGCAGCATGTTGCGCCGAGACATCCAGACCGCCGCGGCCGCCAGCACCCCAACCGCCACCAGCGAAGCCACCATGCGCCACATCAAACTGCCCTCCTCCTGCTTGAAGACCAAGCCGGGGCCTTCAGTCTTCAGCGGAAGAGCGGGCGATTGAGCGGCGGGGGCAGGCAGGCTGGCTGGGCGGGAAGAGGCTCTCGTGGGTTCCGAAACCGGCACCGAAGCGGCGTCAGGAGCCCCCAGACCGTTTAGACACATCGAGGCCATCACCATAATGGAGATAGCGCCGGCGAGGATAGTCCATCGCCGTCGGCGCAGCCCGGGTGCCCGGCCAATCCGTATTAGATCTGTCGCATCCATGCACTCGGAAGGCTGCACAGTCCATGCCAAACCTTAACCTTCTTGAGTTTAATCATTTATGACTTGTGGATGGCGTTGCTGCGCACAAGAACCTGGCGCAGAGGCGCGAAATCTTACATCAACCTTGCTGGGCACCGGTGCCGTGGCGGGAGGCCAAGCCCGACAGCCACGACCAGACAGTAAAGGTTCGGTGATCGTGGCTCTCCGGGCCTGCGGCCCTGCGCGCCACGGCACCCGAGTGCCTTTCACGAGGTCAAACTGCCTTGGGCGGGGCGAGGATCTGGTTGATCCGCACGCCGAGGTTCTCGCCGACGACAACCAGTTGCCCGGTGGCGAACTTGACGCCGCGAAGGTACAGGTCGATTGGTTGGCCCTTGCGGCGGTCGAGCTTGAGCACCGAACCGGGTCCCAGTTGCAGCAGGTCGCGCACGGGCAGTTCGGCTTGGCCGACCATCGCCGTGACGGTCATCAGGGCGTCGAGCAGGATCTCGATCTGTCCTGCCGGGGCGGAGACGGCCGCTTCGGCGGTCTCCGGAAGCTGCGCCTCCTGTACCGCGACGGCGGTCTCGACGGGGGCTGCTTCGGTTGCGGTCTGCGTGGATGTTTCGCTGGCCATATTCTGCCTCATGCGCCGGGGGAATCTTTGGTCGACTTCAGGCCCGGCAGCCTGTTGGTGACACGGAACCCATAGTGTCCATCGCACGTGACCGCCGTGCCGCTCAGCAGCGCCTTGCCCTGCTGCACCAGCATCACCGGTTCGGCGACGGTCGTCGAAAGCACCAGCACGTCGCCGGCCTGGAGGTCCACCAGGTCGCGCACCGCAACGGCGGCCGTGCCCAGTTTCACCTCCACCGCCACCGGCGAGACTTCAACATACGCCCGCATGTGCCGCCGCGCCTCCTCCACCGACTGTACCGGCGCGCCGGCGTTGGAGCATACGCTTGACATCGCCGCGGCTGGCAGCGTCAGCATCACGTTGTCCGGCCCCTCGGCGCCCAGGCGAAAGACGAGGCGGCAGTATTCACCCTGCCCGTCGGCGGACCAGGCGTGGGTTTCGTGCGTCACCGCGGCGCTTCGCTGAAACGCCTTGCCGCCGCCCTGAACCCAGGCCGCTGAAAACGCGTTGACCAGCGTCGAGAAGACATCCAGCAGCAGATCCTGCTCGACGGCCGACATCGCCGCGTCGACGCCCGAATCGCCTTCGGAGCCGCCCAGCAGCCTCGCGACGCACTGACGGGCCTGGGCAGTATCCATCTCGAGCAGCCCCAGCGGCTTTTCCTGCGCGTCCAGGATGGACATGCAGTAACCCGCAGCCGCGCCGGCGGCGAGCTGGCGCTCGTAGATCTGCTCCAGGCGGCAGCACTCCAGTGGCGTGTCGCTTTCGAGCAGCGCCGACAGGGCGCGGCGGGCGGAGCGGGCCATCTCGCCGGCGAGATTATCAAGCTGCTGGATCTGATCGGGGCCAAAGAGGCTCGGGGCGTCCCAGTCGTAGGGCGGGGCCTGCTCGTCGTGCATAAATGCCGGCGAGGGCGACTCCGCGGCGGCGCTGAGCAGCACGTGCGCCACGTGTTCCTGCATGGTCCGGGCGGCGGAGTTCATTGCACCTGGAACTCCTTGAGCAGCACGTTTTCGATCAGGGGCTTCTGGTTGGGCCAGAGCATCTCGTTGAGCGAGTCGTGGATCTCGCGACGCACGCGGTTGAGGTTTCGCGGCCCGCGCACTTCCTCCAGACTGCAGCCCGACAGGTAGGTGATCATCCAGTTCTTGACTTCATCTTTCCGCTTGGCGAGGATTTCGTTGACCTGGACTTCGTGTTCGCGGCGGATGACCAGCGTGATCGAGGCGCGGATGTACCGCTGCAGGCGGGGCTCGTTGGCGTTGACGATGATGGGCTCGAAGTTAATGAACACCGTCTGCGGCTGCGCCGCCGCGTCGGACTGGTCTTTGGGCTCAGGCGGCTGCGCCGGTTGTGTCGCGGCGGTGGAGTGCATCATGCGGCTGACAAAGTGCCCGCCCGCTGCCGCGGCGACCATGGTCACCAGCACCATCACCGCCAGCACGATCAGGTTCTTCTTGTCCACCACCGGCACAACCTGTGGGGACATTGTTTCATCTTCGGCCATCGTCACACCTCTTGCGTATTTCTCTCGCCGGGCGCCCCGCACCCTCACGTGCGCCCGGTCACCAGCGTGATAATAATGAACGTCTGTTTGACGTCGGCACAGGCAGCTTTGGCCCAGGCCTCGCCCCGTCCGGCGCCCCAGGCGGAGATCTCCCATTCCAGTGACGCCACTTCGCGCGCCAGGGTGCGCCGGAGCATCTCGGCGGCGGCGTTGGCACGCCGCGCCGAAAGAGCATGGGCTTGATCGGCCGGACCGTCCGGCGCCAGACCCGTCACCACCACCTGCACGTTTCGCCGCGTGAGGTTCTGCCTGTATGTGTCGGCCAGTTCTTTCAGATGGGCGAGTGCCTCGTCGGTCAATCCGGCGGCGCCATCGGCAAAGGTCACGCAGGTGGCGGTGCGCCCGAGGATTTGTTCGTACCCGGCGGAGGCCTGCGTGTCGATCTGCCGGGTGAGCTTCTCGAACTCGCGGCGGATCTCGTCTTCTTCGGCGTCGATGACGCGACCGGTCTTCTCGGCCTGCGTGGTCGGGTAGCGCACCTCGCGGCTGTCCAGAACCGGGTCTTCACGTCCGAACAGCCAGCTCGGCAGGCCGCACTGGGAGATGGAGCGTTTGAACGATCCCTGGCCGGCCTTGAAGGAGGCGTCGTTGACCGACGTGGCGAACGCCAGCAGCATGACGAAGCACGCCAGCAGATTGGTGATCATGTCGCCAAAGGACAGGATCCAGATCGGCACGCCGGATTGCTCTTCGGCGGGGCGCTTCACGGGCA
This window harbors:
- a CDS encoding flagellar basal body-associated FliL family protein, coding for MSPQVVPVVDKKNLIVLAVMVLVTMVAAAAGGHFVSRMMHSTAATQPAQPPEPKDQSDAAAQPQTVFINFEPIIVNANEPRLQRYIRASITLVIRREHEVQVNEILAKRKDEVKNWMITYLSGCSLEEVRGPRNLNRVRREIHDSLNEMLWPNQKPLIENVLLKEFQVQ
- a CDS encoding flagellar motor protein MotB — its product is MKRPAEEQSGVPIWILSFGDMITNLLACFVMLLAFATSVNDASFKAGQGSFKRSISQCGLPSWLFGREDPVLDSREVRYPTTQAEKTGRVIDAEEDEIRREFEKLTRQIDTQASAGYEQILGRTATCVTFADGAAGLTDEALAHLKELADTYRQNLTRRNVQVVVTGLAPDGPADQAHALSARRANAAAEMLRRTLAREVASLEWEISAWGAGRGEAWAKAACADVKQTFIIITLVTGRT
- a CDS encoding FliM/FliN family flagellar motor switch protein, translated to MNSAARTMQEHVAHVLLSAAAESPSPAFMHDEQAPPYDWDAPSLFGPDQIQQLDNLAGEMARSARRALSALLESDTPLECCRLEQIYERQLAAGAAAGYCMSILDAQEKPLGLLEMDTAQARQCVARLLGGSEGDSGVDAAMSAVEQDLLLDVFSTLVNAFSAAWVQGGGKAFQRSAAVTHETHAWSADGQGEYCRLVFRLGAEGPDNVMLTLPAAAMSSVCSNAGAPVQSVEEARRHMRAYVEVSPVAVEVKLGTAAVAVRDLVDLQAGDVLVLSTTVAEPVMLVQQGKALLSGTAVTCDGHYGFRVTNRLPGLKSTKDSPGA
- a CDS encoding FliM/FliN family flagellar motor switch protein, producing MASETSTQTATEAAPVETAVAVQEAQLPETAEAAVSAPAGQIEILLDALMTVTAMVGQAELPVRDLLQLGPGSVLKLDRRKGQPIDLYLRGVKFATGQLVVVGENLGVRINQILAPPKAV
- a CDS encoding flagellar biosynthetic protein FliO, translated to MWRMVASLVAVGVLAAAAVWMSRRNMLQRLAGGRKGSLSVLEASRLGSRAMMYLVKAGKKKYLLAASREQVTFLAEVTEAYDDEQQPV
- the fliP gene encoding flagellar type III secretion system pore protein FliP (The bacterial flagellar biogenesis protein FliP forms a type III secretion system (T3SS)-type pore required for flagellar assembly.); its protein translation is MSSNRYNLWRSGGLAVSMALVAALAAVARGQDAPAPITPISTAPPAASQPSAAVPSMGNVMSLVEKATAPQGGKGDWSAPVKLAVVFAGLALLPSMLVMMTAFSRIVIVLAFIRRALTTQSIPPTIAIVGLALFLTLFTMAPVMERMNEKAIQPYLADKIDFEGAATAANAEIKEFMLRQTRKSDLELFVTMSKIAQPRTVADVPTYVAIPAFAISEFRTAFEMGALLFVPFLLIDLVISGILLSAGMMMLPPAMISLPFKIVLFVLVDGWRVLAQTLVSSFN
- a CDS encoding flagellar biosynthetic protein FliQ — its product is MDDQMVLYIGKRTLETALLVSTPVLLVALLVGVLTAIFQAVTSLRDMTLGTVLKLAAVGLTLLAAGGWMMQMATAFTLEIFQQAQALGR